The Mycobacteriales bacterium genome includes the window CGATGGTGCTGTCGCCGTTCGCCCGCCGCGGCTACGTCGGCAGCGCGCAGTACGACCACACCTCGATCCTCAAGATGGTCGAATGGCGCTGGGGCCTGTCCCCGCTGACCAGCCGCGACGCGGCGGCGCGCAACCTGGCGGAGACGTTCGACTTCACGCACCCCGACACCGCAGTGCCGAACCTGCCGATCGTGCCCGACCCCGGACCGCACATCTGCGGCGCGCCCGGCGTCGGGATGGCGACGGAGGAGTCGTTCTGGACCGGACTCAAGACCAAGGCCGCGGCCGAGGGCTGGGCGGTGCGCTGAGCGCTGCCCGGCGCACGTGTCGAGCGTTACCGAGCCCGCCGCTGCGTGCCCTTGGTCGGCGCCTTCTTCGCCGGGGTCTTCGCCGCGGTCCTGACCGCCGCGGCCCGCTTCACCGATGTCCGCGGCGGCGTGGTGCCGGTGGCGGGAGCGCCCGGGCTCGCGCCGCGCCGTTCGCCGCGCAGCCACTGCAGGTCGGCCTCGAACGCCTTGATGAGCTCGTCGCGGTCGGCGCTCGCCGCCCGGACGGCGAGGCTCCACCGGCAGATCACCTCGAGATCGGTCAGCTCCACCTGCTCGGCCATGCCCGCGACCTTACCGACCGGTCCGGTTGTCGGGCCGATATCGCGACCTGTCGCCCCGGGTGTGGCGTGACTCAGCCGATCGTCGCCTGACCGACGACGCGGTCGCCGTCGTAGAGCGCCACCGACTGGCCCGGTGCGACGCCACGGACCGGCGCGTCGAGCGCCACGTGCAGCCGGCCGTCGCGCAGCTCGGCCGTCGCGGGCACCGCCTCGCCGTGCGCCCGGATCTGCGCGGCGCAGCGCATCGGCAGCGACGGCGCCGGGCCGCACCACGTGGGAACGCCGGCGCACAGTGTCGAGACCTCGAGCGCGTCGGCTCCGCCGACCGTGACCGTGCCGGTCACCGGCTGCACGTCGAGGACGTAACGCGGGCGGCCGTCGGGCGCCGGCCGGCCGAGGCGCAGGCCGCGCCGCTGGCCGACCGTGAACCCGTAGACGTTGTCGTGCCGGCCGAGCACCTCCCCGGTGGCGGCGTCGACCAGCTCGCCGGGCCGCTTGTCCAGCCGACGGGACAGAAAGCCACGGACGTCGCCGTCGGGCACGAAGCAGATGTCGTGGCTGTCGGGCTTGTCGGCGACGGCGAGCCCGCGGTCGGCGGCCTCGGCCCGTACGCCGTCCTTGCACGAGTCCCCGAGCGGGAAGAGCGCATGGGCGACCTGGTCCGGGCGGAGCACCGCCAGGACGTAGGACTGGTCCTTCGCCGGGTCGACGGCGCGGTGCAGCAACCCGTCGACGACCCGCGCGTAGTGCCCGGTGCACACCGCGTCGAAGCCCAGGCCCCGCGCCTTGTCGAGCACGGCGGCGAACTTGATGCGTTCGTTGCAGCGCAGGCACGGGTTCGGCGTACGGCCCGCGGCGTACTCCGCGACGAAGTCGTCGACCACGTCGGCGCGGAACCGGTCGGCGAGGTCCCAGACGTAGAACGGGATGCCGATGACGTCGGCGGCCCGGCGCGCGTCGTGCGCGTCTTCGACGGTGCAGCATCCGCGCGCGCCGGTGCGGAACGTCTGCCGCTGCTGGGACAGCGCGAGGTGCACCCCGGTGACGTCGTGGCCCGCATCGACCGCCCGCGCGGCAGCGACTGCCGAGTCGACGCCGCCGGACATGGCGGCGAGGACCTTCACCGGCGGCGCTCTCTCACCGGCTCTGGGCCTGCCGGGCCCGCTCGACGACGGGGCCGATCGCCTCGGCGAGGGCCGTCACGTCGGCGTCGGTGGAGGTGTGCCCCAGAGAGAAGCGCAGCGAGGCCCGCGCGCGGTCCTCGTCCTGGCCCATCGCGAGCAGCACGTGGCTCGGCCGGGCGACCCCTGCCGAGCAGGCCGACCCGGTCGAGCACTCGATGTCGCGCGCGTCGAGCAGCAGCAGCAGCGAG containing:
- the mnmA gene encoding tRNA 2-thiouridine(34) synthase MnmA, which gives rise to MKVLAAMSGGVDSAVAAARAVDAGHDVTGVHLALSQQRQTFRTGARGCCTVEDAHDARRAADVIGIPFYVWDLADRFRADVVDDFVAEYAAGRTPNPCLRCNERIKFAAVLDKARGLGFDAVCTGHYARVVDGLLHRAVDPAKDQSYVLAVLRPDQVAHALFPLGDSCKDGVRAEAADRGLAVADKPDSHDICFVPDGDVRGFLSRRLDKRPGELVDAATGEVLGRHDNVYGFTVGQRRGLRLGRPAPDGRPRYVLDVQPVTGTVTVGGADALEVSTLCAGVPTWCGPAPSLPMRCAAQIRAHGEAVPATAELRDGRLHVALDAPVRGVAPGQSVALYDGDRVVGQATIG